A portion of the Chryseobacterium tructae genome contains these proteins:
- a CDS encoding M24 family metallopeptidase, with product MKTKMEIPLPLSLKERDRRWDIARIIMRKNELDTLIIYGDRESAAPAPFCMDHYFTNDRLGSVVIFHKDKKPIVVTFASMMVADHMQASLRGDQQWIKPEQIYVGKTGFNIGNILKEKGLSNTPKIGIIGLEPYPPFYFDGALPHRTWKGIMEAFPNAEIKSVYMDFFKLTAPKSDEELALIRHAAHIGEAMSEAMRITVKPGVSEAEVAAAITSACISRGGFTAEILMGSGPEYIGWGPPAWQYRSQLPRIIKEGDIVLSEIFALYGMYETQHQAAVAVGNIHPNLERAALVARACYEAGVDILKSGKTFGEVVDVMEKPLLEAGGWHVHPLIHSLNPYGPIGFGTAPGIEILPQAAQYGNVGRLPNPGRDLVLQEGMCFAFEPNCAFGNHLVNVGGTVLVGKDGGIELNTNSTRLMRAEY from the coding sequence ATGAAAACAAAAATGGAAATACCATTGCCTTTATCATTGAAAGAACGTGATCGCCGTTGGGATATTGCACGCATCATCATGAGAAAAAATGAACTGGACACTCTTATTATTTACGGAGACAGAGAATCTGCGGCACCTGCCCCGTTTTGTATGGATCATTATTTTACCAATGACAGACTTGGGTCTGTTGTGATATTTCACAAAGATAAAAAGCCAATTGTAGTGACTTTTGCTTCTATGATGGTAGCAGATCATATGCAGGCTTCCCTTCGTGGAGATCAGCAATGGATTAAGCCTGAACAAATCTATGTTGGTAAAACCGGGTTCAATATTGGAAATATCCTTAAAGAAAAGGGACTTTCAAATACCCCTAAGATTGGAATAATCGGCTTGGAGCCTTATCCGCCTTTTTATTTTGATGGAGCGCTTCCCCATCGTACATGGAAAGGTATCATGGAAGCCTTTCCCAATGCTGAAATAAAGTCCGTTTATATGGATTTTTTCAAACTGACTGCTCCAAAAAGCGATGAAGAGCTGGCTTTAATCAGACATGCTGCCCATATTGGGGAAGCAATGAGTGAAGCAATGCGGATCACAGTTAAACCCGGAGTAAGTGAAGCTGAAGTAGCTGCTGCTATTACTTCAGCCTGTATTTCAAGGGGAGGATTTACGGCTGAAATATTAATGGGGTCAGGACCTGAATATATTGGATGGGGACCGCCTGCCTGGCAATATCGGTCACAGTTGCCCCGAATCATTAAAGAAGGAGATATTGTTTTGTCTGAGATCTTTGCGCTATATGGTATGTACGAAACTCAGCATCAAGCAGCGGTGGCAGTTGGAAATATACACCCAAATCTTGAACGTGCAGCGCTTGTCGCCCGTGCGTGTTATGAAGCGGGAGTTGATATTTTAAAATCGGGAAAAACTTTTGGAGAAGTTGTTGATGTCATGGAAAAACCACTTTTAGAAGCTGGCGGATGGCATGTGCATCCTTTGATACATAGTCTAAACCCTTATGGTCCGATTGGATTTGGAACAGCTCCGGGGATAGAAATATTACCACAAGCTGCCCAATACGGAAATGTGGGTCGGTTGCCTAATCCCGGCAGAGATTTAGTACTGCAGGAAGGAATGTGTTTTGCCTTTGAGCCCAATTGTGCTTTTGGAAATCATCTTGTCAATGTTGGGGGAACTGTACTTGTTGGTAAAGATGGAGGGATTGAACTCAATACCAACTCGACCCGTCTGATGAGAGCAGAATATTGA
- a CDS encoding alpha/beta fold hydrolase, with amino-acid sequence MRHSFISFIALLFSIIMFGQGQKPGDEYREAREIIKDLDSIVNPNGIQERYKVVIGGTKQWVYARGQNKENPVILFVHGGPASPIAPVMWMFQRPIEEYFTVVNYDQRASGKTYNANDTLSLKNTININQYVDDAITLAELIKEKYKKKKVLLIGHSWGTIISMKAALKRPDLFYAYVGIGQIINTRDNERLSVDFAVKEATRLKNDNALKELASIAPYPGNTPITRQRIIIARKWPQYYGGLTAYRNNSRYFFQAPLLSPEYSYDDAEAIGKGSLFTLSKCFLSFLVQISRMLKHFQFRSSCLWEGMIILLHQNLRHNGFRM; translated from the coding sequence ATGAGGCATTCATTTATATCATTTATTGCTTTATTATTTTCAATTATAATGTTCGGACAGGGTCAAAAACCCGGGGATGAATATCGTGAAGCAAGAGAGATCATCAAAGATCTGGATTCTATAGTAAATCCAAATGGAATTCAGGAGAGATATAAAGTTGTTATCGGTGGTACTAAACAATGGGTATATGCTCGTGGGCAAAATAAGGAAAATCCGGTGATTTTATTTGTACATGGTGGCCCGGCCTCTCCTATCGCTCCGGTGATGTGGATGTTTCAGAGACCTATTGAAGAATATTTTACGGTAGTAAATTACGATCAGAGAGCGTCTGGAAAAACATATAATGCTAATGATACACTAAGTCTCAAGAATACGATTAATATTAATCAATATGTAGATGATGCCATAACACTTGCCGAATTGATTAAAGAAAAATATAAAAAGAAAAAGGTTCTCCTCATAGGACATAGCTGGGGAACAATTATCTCAATGAAGGCGGCACTGAAAAGACCGGATCTGTTCTATGCTTACGTTGGAATTGGACAAATTATTAATACCAGGGATAATGAACGTTTGAGTGTCGATTTTGCAGTAAAAGAAGCTACCCGACTGAAAAATGATAATGCTTTAAAGGAACTTGCCTCAATAGCGCCCTATCCGGGAAATACTCCGATTACCAGACAAAGAATCATTATTGCAAGGAAATGGCCTCAATATTATGGTGGTCTTACGGCTTACAGAAATAATTCCAGGTACTTTTTTCAAGCTCCACTATTATCTCCGGAATATTCCTATGATGATGCGGAAGCCATCGGAAAAGGAAGCTTATTTACTCTTTCAAAGTGCTTCCTGAGTTTCTTGGTGCAGATTTCAAGAATGTTAAAACATTTCCAATTCCGGTCTTCATGTTTATGGGAAGGCATGATTATACTACTCCATCAGAACCTACGGCACAATGGCTTCAGAATGTAA
- a CDS encoding GNAT family N-acetyltransferase, giving the protein MIVNTSLQDMEAVLGLYKMASDFKKTVSGVQWPEFDRDMIENEINETRHFKITVDEQVACVWSITFDDHQVWAEKNEDPAIYIHRIATNPNFRGQKFVEQIVEWAKQFASQHSKRYVRMDTTAGNQRLTDYYIKCGFTYLGDKKMTDTEGRPDHYHNATMGLFQLDV; this is encoded by the coding sequence ATGATAGTGAATACTTCTTTGCAGGATATGGAGGCAGTCCTTGGTTTATACAAAATGGCTTCTGATTTTAAGAAAACCGTATCTGGCGTACAATGGCCGGAATTTGATCGAGATATGATTGAAAATGAAATCAATGAAACTCGTCATTTTAAAATTACAGTAGATGAACAGGTGGCTTGTGTCTGGAGTATTACCTTCGATGATCACCAGGTTTGGGCGGAAAAAAATGAAGATCCGGCTATTTATATACACCGAATTGCTACCAATCCTAACTTCCGTGGCCAAAAGTTTGTAGAACAAATCGTGGAATGGGCAAAACAATTTGCTTCCCAGCACAGCAAACGATATGTAAGAATGGATACCACTGCAGGAAATCAACGCTTAACAGATTACTACATAAAGTGTGGATTTACCTATTTAGGAGATAAGAAGATGACGGATACTGAAGGTCGCCCAGATCATTATCACAATGCGACCATGGGACTTTTCCAACTGGATGTATAA
- a CDS encoding IS110 family transposase — MRQKYVIGIDISKSKLDCAIMDSEYKIQCEQIIPNTEKGISSFLKGILKLLKITKEDLLICCENTGIYNRPLEKFCSKSEYLLWVEHPVKIKKAASDLRGKDDRKDARRIAEYAVRYHDKIMPYEESEEVIQRMNVLAKSRDTLLLQKTALENQLREAKSHDVYVFKLLTQAFSKTLKTLTTSIKKQ, encoded by the coding sequence ATGAGACAAAAGTACGTTATCGGCATTGATATTTCCAAATCAAAATTAGATTGTGCTATAATGGATTCTGAGTATAAGATCCAATGTGAGCAGATCATTCCCAACACAGAGAAAGGAATATCTTCATTTTTGAAAGGTATTTTAAAGCTTCTGAAAATAACCAAAGAAGACCTTTTGATTTGCTGCGAAAATACTGGAATTTATAACCGACCATTAGAGAAGTTTTGTTCAAAATCAGAGTATCTGCTTTGGGTGGAACATCCTGTTAAAATCAAAAAAGCAGCCAGTGATTTAAGAGGAAAAGATGATCGAAAAGATGCCAGAAGAATTGCAGAATACGCTGTTCGCTATCACGATAAAATAATGCCTTATGAGGAATCAGAGGAAGTTATACAACGAATGAACGTGCTGGCTAAATCCCGTGATACTTTACTATTGCAAAAAACGGCTTTGGAAAATCAATTAAGGGAAGCCAAAAGTCACGATGTGTATGTGTTTAAGCTATTGACCCAAGCCTTTTCAAAAACGCTGAAAACTCTTACCACATCTATAAAAAAACAATAG
- a CDS encoding transposase yields the protein MEIQDEIKKKTKNFLISIPGIGTQCALNLIIITNNFKSFDNAKHLACYAGVVPFKKINQEPS from the coding sequence ATGGAAATCCAAGATGAGATTAAGAAAAAAACAAAGAACTTTTTGATTTCCATTCCTGGAATCGGAACTCAATGTGCTCTTAATTTGATCATCATTACCAATAACTTCAAATCGTTTGATAATGCTAAACACCTTGCTTGTTATGCAGGAGTTGTTCCGTTCAAAAAAATCAATCAGGAACCATCGTAA